One genomic region from Mycobacterium basiliense encodes:
- the coaA gene encoding type I pantothenate kinase, with protein sequence MSRLSEPSPYVEFDRKQWRSLRMSTPLALTEEELIGLRGLGEQIDLLEVAEVYLPLARLIHLQVAARQRLFAATAEFLGEPQQNPDRPVPFIIGVAGSVAVGKSTTARVLQALLSRWDHHPRVDLVTTDGFLYPNAELERRNLMHRKGFPESYNRRALMRFVTLVKSGSDYACAPVYSHLHYDIIPGAKHVVRHPDILILEGLNVLQTGPTLMVSDLFDFSLYVDARIEDIEQWYVSRFLAMRGTAFADPESHFHHYSALADPEAVIAAREIWRTINRPNLVENILPTRPRATLVLRKDADHSINRLRLRKL encoded by the coding sequence ATGTCGCGGCTTAGCGAGCCGAGCCCGTATGTCGAGTTCGACCGTAAACAATGGCGCTCGCTTCGCATGTCGACGCCCCTAGCCCTCACCGAAGAGGAACTGATCGGCCTGCGCGGTCTCGGTGAGCAGATCGACCTGCTCGAGGTCGCAGAGGTATATCTGCCGCTGGCCCGGTTGATACACCTTCAGGTCGCCGCCCGCCAGCGGCTGTTCGCCGCTACCGCGGAATTCCTGGGCGAACCACAACAAAACCCCGATCGCCCAGTGCCATTCATCATCGGCGTGGCCGGCAGCGTTGCAGTCGGTAAATCGACCACTGCCCGTGTGTTGCAGGCATTGTTGTCCAGGTGGGACCACCACCCTCGGGTGGACCTGGTCACCACCGACGGCTTTCTCTACCCCAATGCCGAGCTGGAGCGGCGCAACCTCATGCACCGCAAAGGATTTCCGGAGAGTTACAACCGCCGAGCGTTGATGCGGTTCGTGACGTTGGTGAAATCCGGTTCGGACTACGCCTGCGCCCCGGTGTACTCACACCTGCACTACGACATCATCCCAGGGGCGAAACACGTGGTCCGCCACCCCGACATCCTGATCTTGGAGGGGCTCAACGTCTTGCAAACCGGCCCAACTCTGATGGTGTCGGACCTATTTGACTTCTCGCTGTACGTCGACGCCCGCATCGAAGACATCGAACAGTGGTACGTGTCGCGGTTCCTGGCGATGCGCGGCACCGCCTTCGCTGACCCGGAATCCCACTTCCACCACTATTCGGCCCTGGCCGACCCGGAGGCCGTCATCGCCGCGCGCGAAATCTGGCGAACCATCAACCGGCCCAACCTCGTTGAGAACATCCTGCCGACCCGGCCGCGGGCGACGTTGGTGCTGCGCAAGGATGCCGACCACTCCATCAACCGGCTGCGGCTGCGCAAGCTGTAA
- a CDS encoding PE family protein produces the protein MSFVIAAPDLIAQAASELSGIGTVLSEANAAALLPTTGVLAAGADEVSAAVAVLFAGHAQTYQALSAQVAGFHAQFVRAMTNATGAYSAAEAVNASAFQSVPQEALSVINAPSQALFGRPLIGDGANGGPGQNGGAGGLLYGNGGSGGTSTTAGVAGGNGGAAGLIGNGGSGGGGGAGAAGGFGGAGGLLYGNGGAGGAGGSAMFPGTAGGSGGAGGAALLVGAGGAGGAGGAAGLLGAGGDGGAGGAGPWIYGSAGAGGNGGFGSGGIGGAGGAGGSAPTLGLLGHGGAGGNGGGGGDAGLAASGGAGGDGGHGAFLWGNGGAGGFGGDGGVGADGGNGGFGGAGGASGLIGDGGAGGNGGVGGAGVGVSDSIGGFGGNGGAGGAGGNARLIGTGGAAGFGGAGGEGADGVNPSAHAPLSQAAPGSPGAPGLPFSNGGPGGKGSDGTGLFEQGGNGGNGGDASGPQANVTGGKGGTGGTGSEGTTGGNGGNGGNGVSTSGTSFVGRGGDGGTGGDGGANGGTGGMGGTGGTGGTSGPGGFNGSGGAGGQGGAGGFGGGTGGAGGTGGTGNVHDAFNDRTSGWSGGKGGAGGAGATGGFGGAGGAGGTGGQGGLLFGNGGAGGSGGVGGGGGSGAIGGTGGAGGNGGDGTQFTGSGGNGGDGGTGGTGGDGGNGGAGGAGGAGGLFGQAGAHGAGASGGVGGTGGDGGVGGDAGLAGTGSGGGQNGTAGGTGQHGVDGQDGLHG, from the coding sequence ATGTCATTTGTAATTGCTGCTCCCGACCTGATCGCACAGGCCGCCTCAGAGTTGTCAGGTATCGGCACGGTGCTCAGCGAAGCTAATGCGGCAGCGTTGCTCCCGACCACGGGGGTGCTGGCTGCCGGCGCCGACGAGGTGTCGGCCGCGGTGGCGGTGCTCTTTGCCGGTCACGCTCAGACCTACCAAGCGCTGAGCGCTCAGGTCGCCGGTTTTCATGCGCAGTTTGTGCGGGCAATGACCAACGCCACGGGGGCGTATTCGGCCGCCGAGGCGGTCAATGCTTCGGCGTTCCAGAGCGTGCCGCAGGAAGCGCTGAGCGTGATCAACGCGCCCAGTCAGGCGCTGTTTGGGCGCCCGCTGATCGGGGATGGCGCGAACGGTGGTCCAGGGCAAAACGGCGGCGCTGGTGGTTTGCTGTACGGCAATGGCGGTAGCGGCGGGACCAGCACGACCGCCGGGGTGGCCGGTGGCAATGGAGGTGCCGCCGGGCTGATCGGCAACGGAGGCTCCGGGGGCGGCGGGGGGGCCGGCGCGGCCGGCGGTTTCGGTGGTGCCGGTGGATTGCTGTACGGCAATGGTGGTGCCGGCGGTGCTGGTGGGAGCGCCATGTTCCCTGGTACCGCCGGTGGCTCCGGTGGCGCCGGCGGCGCCGCTTTGCTGGTGGGTGCCGGTGGGGCTGGTGGGGCCGGCGGTGCCGCCGGGTTGCTGGGCGCCGGTGGTGATGGGGGCGCCGGTGGGGCCGGCCCATGGATCTACGGCAGCGCTGGGGCAGGTGGGAATGGCGGATTCGGTAGTGGGGGCATCGGTGGTGCGGGTGGTGCCGGTGGCAGCGCTCCTACGCTGGGGCTTCTCGGCCACGGTGGTGCCGGCGGTAACGGCGGAGGCGGCGGCGATGCCGGCCTCGCCGCCAGCGGCGGTGCGGGCGGCGACGGCGGCCACGGTGCGTTCCTGTGGGGCAATGGCGGGGCCGGGGGCTTCGGCGGTGACGGCGGCGTCGGTGCCGACGGGGGCAACGGTGGTTTCGGTGGAGCCGGCGGTGCCTCCGGCCTGATTGGCGACGGCGGCGCGGGTGGTAACGGCGGCGTCGGCGGTGCCGGTGTGGGGGTCTCGGACAGTATCGGCGGATTCGGTGGCAATGGTGGGGCCGGCGGGGCCGGCGGCAACGCCCGGCTGATCGGCACGGGTGGGGCAGCTGGGTTCGGCGGGGCCGGCGGAGAGGGAGCCGACGGCGTCAACCCCTCTGCCCACGCGCCACTATCGCAGGCCGCGCCCGGTAGCCCCGGCGCTCCTGGCCTGCCCTTCTCCAACGGCGGCCCCGGCGGCAAAGGATCAGACGGAACCGGTCTCTTTGAGCAAGGCGGCAACGGCGGCAACGGCGGCGACGCCAGCGGCCCGCAAGCCAACGTTACCGGCGGCAAGGGCGGCACGGGCGGCACCGGCAGCGAAGGTACGACCGGCGGTAACGGCGGGAATGGCGGCAACGGGGTGAGCACTTCCGGTACAAGCTTTGTCGGCCGCGGCGGTGACGGCGGCACGGGCGGTGACGGTGGAGCCAACGGCGGCACCGGCGGCATGGGCGGGACCGGTGGCACGGGCGGGACCAGCGGCCCTGGCGGATTCAATGGGTCCGGCGGCGCCGGCGGCCAGGGTGGTGCCGGCGGCTTCGGCGGCGGCACCGGTGGGGCTGGCGGCACCGGCGGGACCGGCAACGTCCACGATGCGTTTAATGACCGGACCAGCGGCTGGTCTGGCGGTAAGGGCGGCGCGGGCGGCGCCGGCGCTACCGGCGGGTTCGGTGGCGCGGGTGGCGCCGGAGGGACAGGGGGCCAAGGCGGGCTGCTGTTCGGCAATGGTGGTGCCGGCGGGTCCGGCGGTGTCGGTGGTGGCGGTGGATCCGGAGCGATCGGCGGCACCGGTGGCGCTGGCGGAAACGGCGGCGACGGCACCCAGTTCACCGGGTCCGGCGGTAACGGCGGCGATGGCGGCACCGGGGGCACCGGCGGCGACGGCGGCAACGGTGGTGCTGGTGGTGCCGGTGGCGCCGGCGGGCTGTTCGGCCAGGCCGGTGCCCACGGAGCCGGCGCTAGCGGTGGCGTCGGTGGTACCGGCGGCGACGGTGGAGTCGGGGGTGATGCCGGGCTGGCGGGCACGGGTAGCGGCGGCGGCCAAAATGGCACCGCGGGCGGCACCGGCCAGCATGGGGTGGACGGTCAGGACGGCCTTCACGGCTGA
- a CDS encoding PE family protein, with product MSIVIATPEMLVAAANELAGIGSAVGAANAAAFAPTMGLLAAGTDEVSAAIAALFSAHGQAYQAVSAQMSACHAQFVRALTAGGEMYAAAEAANASPLQSAPQSVLDLINAPTQSMFGRPLIGDGANGGPGQNGGAGGLLYGNGGNGGTSTTAGVAGGNGGDAGLIGNGGLGGGGGAGAAGGKGGAGGWLIGNGGAGGAGGTATAFGVAGGDGGAGGRAGLWGIGGAGGAAGNGANGAMGADPGQPGGAGGAGGSGGAGGAGGLLFGDGGAGGQGGTAGDGGVGNNGGFAVDGGDGGAGGAGGAGGAGGNAGLWGAGGAGGNAGTGGSAGAAGMGGDGKFSAAGGNGGNGGEGGAGGSGGAGGAGGLLFGNGGVGGHGAAAGDGAAAGAGGSGGTGSTAAAGGGGEGGAGGAGGAGGAGGNARLLGVGGAGGHGASGGLAGAGGNGGNAIAGNPNGGNGGNGGNGGAGGVGGAGGAGGLLFGAGGTGGDGGIAGGAADGGSGGNRITGGTSGSGGAGGMGGAGGAGGVGGGGPSGGGEWLVGNGGAGGHGGAGGVGGNGAKGGIGLGPAGASGTGGVGGAGGNGAAGGWLYGNGGAGGNAGVGGLGGGTGAVVGFGITGAAGGAGGAAGAGGGAGIWGTGGAGGHGGDGGLGGPQGAGGAGGNGGAGGKGGLFGDGGAGGGAGNGANGGAPHDFDRSAGAGGAGGTGGAGGDAGWLGNGGVGGNGGTGGLGASGNVNVVQDGTPGGSGGAGGGGGAGGAGGLLVGNGGTGGHGAAAGSGGVGSSGLVGGRGGAGGDGGASGAGGAGGNAGLLGVGGVGGNGGTAGAGGNGGIGAASIGPPQTAGGAGGVGGNGGAGGAGGAGGNGGLLWGDGGTGGQASAGGNGGTGGNAGAGTGGTKANGGLGGSGGFGGVGGSGGAGGSAGLLGVGAAGGHGAAGGTAGAAGNGGNGSPGGGNGGNGGNGGAGGGGGSGGSGGAGGLLFGAGGSGGDGGGGGGAGNAGNGGSAVIGAMGGKGGFGGTGGAGGNGGAGGGGAGDDGLWLFGSGGSGGHGGVGGVNGQGGFGGSGAANGGAGNGGAGGNGGNGATGGLLYGNGGAGGNGGASGIAPGASFGVGGTGGNGGGAQLIGDGGSGGAGAIGTPNGPGGVGGAGGALFGAAGKHGASP from the coding sequence ATGTCGATAGTGATCGCGACGCCCGAGATGTTGGTGGCGGCCGCCAACGAATTGGCCGGCATTGGGTCGGCGGTAGGCGCGGCCAATGCGGCGGCGTTCGCCCCCACGATGGGGTTGCTGGCGGCGGGGACCGACGAGGTGTCGGCGGCGATTGCGGCGCTGTTTAGTGCCCACGGCCAGGCGTATCAGGCGGTGAGCGCGCAGATGTCGGCGTGCCACGCCCAGTTCGTGCGGGCGTTGACGGCCGGCGGTGAAATGTATGCGGCCGCCGAGGCCGCCAACGCTTCGCCGTTGCAGAGCGCCCCCCAGAGCGTGCTGGATCTGATCAATGCACCCACTCAGTCGATGTTCGGGCGCCCACTGATCGGCGACGGCGCCAACGGTGGACCGGGGCAAAACGGCGGTGCCGGGGGGCTGTTGTACGGCAACGGAGGCAATGGCGGAACCAGCACAACGGCTGGGGTAGCCGGCGGAAATGGGGGCGACGCTGGCCTAATCGGCAACGGCGGGTTGGGCGGTGGCGGCGGCGCGGGCGCGGCCGGCGGCAAGGGCGGAGCCGGTGGGTGGTTGATCGGCAACGGCGGTGCTGGGGGGGCCGGCGGTACGGCGACCGCCTTCGGAGTGGCAGGCGGAGACGGAGGGGCCGGCGGACGCGCGGGGCTGTGGGGGATCGGTGGCGCTGGCGGTGCCGCCGGCAATGGAGCAAACGGCGCGATGGGTGCAGACCCAGGTCAGCCGGGCGGTGCCGGTGGGGCGGGCGGCAGCGGCGGTGCCGGCGGTGCCGGCGGACTGCTGTTTGGTGACGGCGGTGCCGGCGGGCAAGGTGGCACGGCCGGTGACGGTGGCGTCGGTAACAACGGCGGCTTCGCCGTCGACGGCGGTGACGGCGGCGCCGGCGGAGCTGGGGGGGCCGGCGGCGCCGGCGGGAACGCCGGGCTGTGGGGTGCCGGTGGCGCCGGCGGGAACGCAGGCACCGGTGGTAGCGCGGGTGCGGCCGGCATGGGCGGCGACGGAAAGTTCAGTGCAGCTGGCGGCAACGGAGGCAACGGGGGTGAGGGCGGCGCTGGCGGGTCGGGTGGTGCCGGCGGGGCGGGCGGGCTGCTCTTTGGCAACGGCGGGGTCGGCGGCCACGGTGCCGCCGCCGGCGATGGCGCGGCCGCCGGGGCCGGTGGATCCGGTGGCACCGGCTCCACCGCCGCCGCCGGTGGTGGCGGTGAGGGCGGCGCAGGTGGGGCCGGCGGGGCCGGTGGGGCCGGTGGCAACGCCAGGTTGTTGGGGGTTGGTGGGGCCGGCGGCCACGGGGCGAGCGGCGGCCTCGCCGGAGCGGGTGGCAACGGCGGCAACGCCATCGCCGGAAACCCCAACGGCGGCAACGGCGGCAACGGTGGCAACGGTGGGGCCGGCGGGGTCGGCGGTGCCGGCGGCGCGGGTGGGTTGTTGTTCGGCGCCGGCGGCACCGGCGGCGACGGCGGGATCGCCGGTGGGGCGGCCGACGGTGGCAGCGGCGGGAACCGGATCACCGGCGGTACCTCGGGGAGCGGTGGTGCTGGCGGCATGGGCGGTGCCGGCGGCGCCGGCGGGGTCGGTGGAGGCGGCCCCAGCGGTGGCGGCGAGTGGTTGGTCGGCAATGGCGGCGCCGGTGGGCACGGTGGTGCCGGCGGTGTCGGCGGCAATGGTGCCAAAGGTGGTATTGGTCTGGGCCCGGCCGGTGCCAGTGGCACTGGCGGCGTCGGCGGTGCCGGCGGCAACGGGGCCGCCGGTGGATGGCTCTACGGCAACGGCGGCGCTGGCGGCAACGCTGGTGTCGGCGGGCTGGGCGGTGGCACCGGGGCAGTCGTTGGATTCGGCATCACTGGCGCGGCCGGCGGGGCCGGCGGCGCCGCAGGGGCTGGTGGTGGGGCCGGGATATGGGGTACCGGCGGAGCCGGCGGGCACGGTGGCGACGGCGGGCTGGGGGGACCCCAGGGGGCCGGGGGTGCGGGCGGAAACGGTGGTGCCGGCGGCAAGGGCGGGCTGTTCGGTGATGGTGGGGCGGGTGGCGGAGCCGGCAACGGCGCCAACGGCGGTGCCCCTCACGACTTCGACAGGTCGGCTGGGGCCGGTGGTGCCGGCGGCACCGGTGGGGCCGGCGGCGACGCAGGGTGGTTGGGCAACGGTGGTGTCGGCGGGAATGGCGGTACTGGCGGCCTAGGCGCCAGTGGCAACGTCAACGTCGTCCAGGACGGCACGCCGGGCGGATCCGGTGGTGCCGGTGGCGGCGGCGGTGCCGGTGGCGCCGGCGGGCTGCTGGTGGGCAACGGCGGGACCGGTGGTCATGGGGCCGCTGCCGGCAGTGGTGGCGTCGGCAGTAGCGGCTTGGTCGGCGGTCGTGGCGGCGCGGGCGGCGACGGCGGCGCGAGCGGTGCCGGCGGTGCCGGCGGCAACGCCGGGCTCTTGGGTGTCGGCGGTGTCGGCGGCAATGGCGGCACCGCCGGCGCCGGCGGGAATGGCGGTATCGGCGCCGCCTCCATCGGCCCTCCTCAAACGGCCGGCGGGGCAGGTGGTGTCGGCGGCAACGGCGGTGCCGGCGGGGCAGGTGGGGCCGGCGGCAACGGCGGTCTGCTATGGGGCGACGGTGGGACCGGCGGGCAGGCAAGCGCCGGGGGCAACGGCGGTACCGGCGGAAATGCTGGCGCCGGGACAGGTGGCACCAAGGCTAACGGTGGACTCGGCGGATCTGGCGGGTTCGGCGGCGTCGGCGGTTCCGGTGGGGCGGGTGGCAGCGCCGGGCTGTTGGGTGTTGGCGCGGCAGGAGGGCACGGAGCGGCCGGCGGGACCGCCGGTGCGGCCGGCAACGGCGGCAACGGGAGCCCGGGCGGCGGCAACGGCGGCAACGGCGGCAACGGTGGCGCCGGCGGTGGCGGCGGGTCCGGTGGATCCGGTGGCGCCGGCGGGCTGCTGTTCGGTGCCGGCGGCAGCGGCGGTGACGGCGGTGGCGGTGGCGGTGCCGGCAACGCGGGCAACGGCGGCAGCGCCGTCATTGGCGCCATGGGCGGGAAGGGCGGTTTCGGCGGCACGGGCGGTGCCGGCGGAAATGGCGGGGCTGGCGGCGGCGGTGCCGGTGACGACGGGCTCTGGCTCTTCGGCAGCGGCGGGTCAGGCGGGCACGGTGGCGTTGGCGGGGTCAATGGGCAGGGCGGGTTCGGGGGATCCGGGGCCGCCAACGGCGGTGCCGGCAACGGCGGCGCCGGCGGTAACGGCGGCAACGGAGCAACCGGGGGCTTGTTGTACGGCAACGGCGGCGCCGGCGGTAATGGCGGCGCCAGCGGTATTGCCCCCGGCGCTTCGTTTGGGGTCGGCGGCACCGGCGGTAACGGCGGCGGTGCGCAGTTGATAGGTGACGGCGGCAGCGGCGGCGCAGGCGCCATCGGCACGCCCAATGGGCCCGGCGGTGTCGGTGGTGCTGGTGGCGCGCTGTTCGGCGCGGCGGGCAAGCACGGCGCATCGCCGTAG
- a CDS encoding (2Z,6E)-farnesyl diphosphate synthase: MEIIPPRLKEPLYRIYELRLRQGLAATKSELPRHIAVLCDGNRRWARDAGYDDVSYGYRMGAAKIAEMLRWCQETGIEMTTVYLLSTENLQRDPEELSALIEIITDVVEEICAPANCWSVRTVGDLELLGEQPARRLREAVESTPQSASFHVNLAVGYGGRREIVDAVRALLSKGLANGATAEELVEAVTVEGISENLYTSGQPDPDLVIRTSGEQRLSGFLLWQSAYSEMWFTEAHWPAFRRVDFLRALRDYSMRHRRYGK, translated from the coding sequence GTGGAGATCATCCCGCCGCGCCTCAAAGAACCGTTGTACCGAATCTACGAGCTGCGGTTGCGCCAGGGTTTGGCCGCAACGAAATCTGAACTCCCACGGCACATCGCGGTGCTGTGCGATGGCAACCGGCGGTGGGCCCGCGACGCGGGCTACGACGACGTCAGCTACGGCTACCGGATGGGCGCAGCCAAGATCGCCGAGATGTTGCGCTGGTGCCAGGAGACCGGCATCGAGATGACCACCGTCTACTTGCTCTCCACCGAGAACTTGCAGCGAGATCCCGAAGAACTCAGCGCGCTGATCGAGATCATCACCGACGTTGTCGAGGAGATCTGCGCACCGGCCAATTGCTGGAGTGTGCGCACCGTGGGCGATTTGGAGCTGCTTGGCGAACAACCGGCTCGGCGGTTGCGCGAGGCAGTGGAGTCCACGCCGCAGAGCGCCTCGTTTCACGTCAACCTTGCGGTCGGTTATGGCGGCCGCCGCGAGATCGTTGATGCGGTGCGGGCGTTGTTGAGCAAGGGGCTCGCCAACGGTGCGACCGCTGAAGAGCTGGTCGAAGCGGTGACCGTCGAGGGCATTTCCGAGAACCTTTACACCTCCGGACAACCCGATCCGGACCTGGTGATTCGCACATCGGGAGAGCAGCGGCTGTCCGGGTTTTTGCTGTGGCAGAGCGCGTATTCGGAGATGTGGTTCACCGAGGCGCACTGGCCGGCGTTTCGCCGGGTCGACTTTCTGCGCGCCTTGCGCGACTACAGCATGCGGCATCGCAGGTACGGCAAGTAA
- the trhA gene encoding PAQR family membrane homeostasis protein TrhA codes for MSSQTSAAPTAEPEPHGLSPSNAAHQIVEGVARALTKPRFRGWIHVYAAGTAVLAGASLVAVSWAVGSTEAGLATLAYITATVVMFTVSATYHRVNWESATAHKWMKRADHSMIFVFIAGSYTPFALLALPGHDGRVVLSIVWGGAVAGILLKMCWPTAPRWVGVPLYLLLGWVAVWYTATILHNAGVAALVLLFVGGALYSIGGILYAFRWPDPWPSTFGYHEFFHACTAVAAICHYIAMWFVVF; via the coding sequence ATGAGCAGCCAGACCAGCGCAGCCCCCACCGCAGAACCCGAACCACACGGGCTTTCGCCGTCCAACGCGGCCCACCAGATCGTCGAGGGCGTTGCGCGCGCCCTGACCAAGCCGCGTTTCCGAGGCTGGATCCATGTCTATGCGGCGGGCACCGCCGTGCTCGCCGGCGCATCGCTGGTCGCGGTTTCGTGGGCCGTGGGTTCTACCGAAGCCGGGCTGGCGACGTTGGCCTACATCACCGCCACCGTGGTGATGTTCACTGTCAGTGCCACCTATCACCGTGTCAACTGGGAATCCGCGACCGCCCACAAATGGATGAAGCGGGCCGACCATTCGATGATCTTCGTGTTCATCGCCGGTAGCTACACCCCCTTTGCACTGCTGGCGCTGCCCGGTCACGACGGGCGGGTGGTCTTGTCGATCGTGTGGGGCGGTGCGGTCGCCGGAATCCTTCTCAAGATGTGCTGGCCGACGGCGCCGCGCTGGGTCGGCGTGCCGCTATATCTCCTGCTGGGTTGGGTGGCGGTCTGGTACACGGCGACGATTCTGCACAACGCCGGAGTTGCTGCGCTGGTGCTGCTGTTTGTCGGCGGCGCCCTGTACAGCATCGGCGGCATTCTCTACGCATTCCGTTGGCCCGACCCGTGGCCGTCGACGTTCGGCTACCACGAGTTCTTCCACGCCTGCACCGCGGTCGCGGCGATCTGTCACTACATCGCGATGTGGTTCGTGGTGTTCTAA
- a CDS encoding nuclear transport factor 2 family protein — translation MRNAAERAQTNADTVNRYIAMLNDGDVEDLVGFYADDATLEDPVGGEVHIGTQAIRGFYSAIAGLERECELVSLRVSGNEAAFQFRLTVTAGTNKMRVEPIEVMVFDDAGKVSAMKAYWSAADVTHL, via the coding sequence ATGCGCAATGCCGCGGAGAGAGCTCAAACGAACGCTGACACGGTTAACCGCTACATCGCGATGCTCAATGATGGCGACGTGGAGGATCTGGTCGGTTTCTATGCTGACGATGCCACCCTGGAAGATCCGGTCGGCGGCGAGGTACATATCGGTACGCAGGCGATCCGAGGTTTCTACTCGGCGATTGCCGGTCTCGAGCGGGAATGTGAGCTGGTTTCGCTACGGGTTTCCGGCAACGAGGCCGCGTTTCAGTTCCGGCTTACCGTCACCGCCGGCACGAACAAAATGCGGGTGGAGCCCATCGAGGTGATGGTGTTCGACGACGCCGGCAAGGTCAGTGCGATGAAGGCTTACTGGTCGGCGGCCGACGTGACGCACCTGTGA
- a CDS encoding thioredoxin domain-containing protein, producing the protein MTPADWSGSNTLSGATSPYLRQHADNPVHWQQWTPQALADAAARDVPILLSVGYAACHWCHVMAHESFEDEQVAAVMNDGFVNIKVDREERPDIDAVYMNATVALTGQGGWPMTCFLTPDGRPFFCGTYYPKADFLQLLSAITETWRQRRGEVEDASGHIAGELRSMASGLPGGGPDVVTELCDHAVAVVLGEQDMAHGGWGNAPKFPPSALLEALLRHYERTGSVAALEAVSRTGSAMARGGIYDQLAGGFARYSVDNGWVVPHFEKMLYDNALLLRVYAHWARRTGNPLARRVAAQTARFLLNDLADGDTFTSSLDADADGREGSTYVWTPEQLTTALGGDDGRWAAAAFEVTQSGTFEDGASVLQLPADPDDPERLERIRGALSAARGDRAQPGRDDKVVTSWNGLAITALAEASVALQQPELARAALRCATALLDVHLVDGRLRRASLGGVVGASAAVLEDHAMLATGLLALYQLTLDATWLTAACGLLDSALAHFADTQRPGRWFDTADDAERLMLRPADPLDGATPSGASSIAEALLTAAHLVDDGRAERYLRAAEETLRQHSVLLARAPRSAGHWLSVAESAVRGPLQVAVACADPQSALLADARRLAPGGAIVVGGHADSSSLLVGRDRVAGADAAYVCRGRVCDLPVTGSAALAEAFGVPG; encoded by the coding sequence ATGACTCCGGCTGATTGGTCGGGAAGCAATACCCTCTCCGGGGCCACGAGTCCCTACCTGCGCCAGCACGCCGACAACCCGGTGCACTGGCAGCAATGGACGCCGCAGGCGCTGGCCGACGCCGCCGCGCGCGACGTGCCGATCCTGCTCTCCGTTGGCTACGCCGCGTGTCACTGGTGCCACGTCATGGCCCACGAATCGTTCGAGGACGAACAGGTGGCCGCCGTGATGAACGACGGCTTCGTCAACATCAAGGTGGATCGCGAGGAACGGCCCGATATCGACGCGGTCTATATGAACGCAACGGTCGCACTTACCGGACAGGGTGGCTGGCCGATGACATGTTTTTTGACTCCCGACGGGCGACCATTCTTCTGCGGCACCTACTATCCGAAAGCCGATTTTCTGCAACTACTTTCGGCCATCACCGAGACTTGGCGGCAGCGCCGCGGCGAGGTCGAGGACGCCTCGGGCCACATCGCCGGCGAGTTGCGCTCGATGGCATCGGGACTGCCCGGCGGCGGTCCCGACGTGGTGACCGAGCTGTGCGACCATGCCGTCGCGGTTGTGTTGGGCGAGCAGGACATGGCCCATGGAGGCTGGGGCAATGCACCCAAGTTTCCGCCGTCGGCGTTGCTCGAGGCGCTGTTGCGGCACTACGAGCGCACCGGTTCGGTGGCGGCGCTGGAGGCGGTTTCGCGCACCGGCAGCGCGATGGCCCGCGGCGGTATCTACGACCAACTCGCCGGCGGCTTCGCGCGATACAGCGTCGATAATGGCTGGGTGGTACCGCATTTCGAGAAAATGCTGTACGACAATGCGCTGCTGCTGCGCGTGTATGCGCACTGGGCGCGGCGGACCGGAAATCCGCTGGCTCGACGGGTCGCCGCGCAGACCGCGCGGTTTCTGCTCAACGACCTGGCAGATGGAGACACGTTCACGTCGTCACTCGATGCCGACGCCGATGGCCGTGAGGGGTCCACCTATGTCTGGACCCCGGAGCAGTTGACCACTGCGCTGGGCGGTGACGACGGCCGTTGGGCGGCAGCAGCTTTCGAGGTCACCCAGTCCGGCACTTTTGAAGATGGGGCCTCGGTGCTGCAGTTGCCGGCCGATCCGGACGACCCCGAACGGTTGGAACGCATCAGGGGTGCTTTGTCGGCAGCCCGGGGCGACCGTGCCCAGCCGGGACGTGATGACAAGGTGGTGACGTCCTGGAATGGGTTGGCGATTACTGCGCTGGCCGAGGCCAGTGTGGCTTTGCAACAACCCGAGCTGGCCCGGGCCGCCCTGCGATGCGCCACCGCGCTGCTGGATGTGCATCTCGTTGACGGCCGGTTGCGCCGTGCCAGCTTGGGTGGGGTGGTTGGCGCCAGCGCCGCCGTCCTGGAGGATCATGCGATGTTGGCTACCGGGCTGTTGGCGTTGTATCAGCTGACTTTGGATGCGACCTGGCTGACCGCGGCTTGCGGCTTGCTCGATAGCGCGCTGGCGCACTTCGCCGATACCCAGCGGCCCGGTCGCTGGTTTGACACCGCCGATGACGCCGAGCGGCTGATGCTTCGGCCCGCCGACCCCTTGGATGGCGCAACGCCGTCCGGGGCGTCGTCGATCGCGGAGGCACTGCTGACCGCGGCGCACCTGGTAGACGACGGCCGTGCCGAGCGGTATCTGCGGGCGGCCGAGGAGACGCTGCGCCAACATTCGGTGCTGCTGGCCCGCGCCCCACGGTCGGCCGGTCACTGGTTGTCCGTGGCCGAATCCGCCGTTCGCGGACCGCTGCAGGTTGCGGTCGCGTGCGCCGACCCGCAGTCTGCACTCCTGGCCGACGCGCGTCGGCTGGCCCCCGGCGGTGCGATCGTCGTTGGTGGCCACGCGGACTCGTCGTCGTTGCTGGTCGGCCGGGATCGGGTGGCCGGGGCCGATGCGGCGTATGTGTGCCGTGGACGGGTCTGCGACTTGCCGGTCACCGGGTCGGCAGCGCTGGCCGAAGCTTTCGGGGTGCCCGGGTAG